One Anaeromicrobium sediminis genomic region harbors:
- the asrB gene encoding anaerobic sulfite reductase subunit AsrB — translation MNNPYLPRPIKIIDRWEESGIDHTFRVENDMNLIGGQFLQLSIPGVGEAPISISDFTDKYLDMTIRKVGKLTDGIFDLQAGDKIFVRGPYGNGFNLDQYKGKNLVIVAGGTGLAPVKNVVNYFYNNMDLVKSFTLIVGFKTPNDILFRDEIKKWSEKINVVLTVDSADESWTGETGLVTKHIAVCDMKDLDNTEVIVVGPPIMMKFATIEFVKRGLAEEKIWVSFERKMSCGIGKCGHCKIDETYVCLEGPVFNYVKAKELID, via the coding sequence ATGAATAATCCATATTTACCAAGACCTATAAAGATAATAGATAGATGGGAAGAATCAGGAATAGACCATACTTTTAGAGTAGAAAATGATATGAATCTAATAGGTGGACAGTTCTTACAACTATCTATACCAGGTGTGGGAGAAGCCCCTATATCTATAAGTGACTTTACTGATAAATATTTAGATATGACCATAAGAAAAGTAGGAAAGCTTACAGATGGAATATTTGATTTACAAGCAGGAGATAAAATTTTTGTTAGAGGACCTTATGGAAATGGATTTAATCTTGACCAATATAAGGGAAAGAACCTTGTAATAGTTGCAGGAGGAACAGGTCTTGCGCCTGTAAAAAATGTAGTTAACTATTTCTATAATAACATGGATTTAGTAAAGAGTTTTACACTAATAGTTGGATTTAAAACTCCTAATGATATTTTATTTAGAGATGAAATTAAAAAGTGGAGTGAGAAAATAAATGTAGTGCTTACTGTAGATTCAGCTGATGAAAGTTGGACTGGAGAAACAGGTTTAGTAACAAAACATATAGCTGTATGTGATATGAAAGATTTAGATAATACGGAAGTAATAGTAGTAGGGCCTCCTATTATGATGAAGTTTGCAACAATTGAGTTTGTAAAAAGAGGTTTAGCGGAAGAAAAAATATGGGTATCCTTTGAGAGAAAGATGAGCTGTGGAATTGGTAAATGCGGACATTGCAAGATAGATGAAACCTATGTATGTTTAGAAGGACCTGTATTTAACTATGTAAAAGCTAAAGAACTTATTGATTAA
- a CDS encoding formate/nitrite transporter family protein — protein MFGEVVEKISNAAKAKATLVKKSKAKYLLASALAGLYVGFGILLIFTIGGILGSQGSVATKIVMGTSFGIALSLVIMAGSELFTGNNLIMTIGALRKKVTFGDAMNVWFFSYIGNFVGSILIAGLFILTGLASKESTMNFILKVTNAKMNGNFSELFFKGILCNILVCLAVFCAIKLKEETAKLIMIFWCLFAFITTGFEHSIANMTILSMGLMLPHPETISIAGMFNNLIPVTLGNFVGGSLFVGVSYWFISKED, from the coding sequence ATGTTTGGAGAAGTTGTGGAAAAAATATCTAATGCAGCTAAGGCGAAAGCTACTCTAGTAAAAAAGAGTAAAGCTAAATACTTATTAGCATCAGCTTTAGCAGGATTGTATGTAGGTTTTGGAATTTTACTTATATTTACTATTGGTGGAATCTTAGGCTCACAAGGAAGTGTAGCTACTAAGATTGTAATGGGAACTTCATTTGGTATAGCACTTAGTTTAGTAATCATGGCAGGATCGGAATTATTTACTGGGAATAATCTAATAATGACTATAGGAGCATTGAGAAAGAAAGTAACCTTTGGAGATGCTATGAACGTTTGGTTCTTTAGTTATATTGGAAACTTTGTAGGATCTATTTTAATTGCAGGACTGTTTATATTAACAGGACTTGCCAGTAAAGAAAGTACAATGAACTTCATATTAAAAGTTACTAATGCTAAGATGAATGGAAATTTCTCTGAATTATTCTTTAAAGGAATATTATGTAACATATTAGTTTGTTTAGCAGTATTTTGTGCCATCAAACTAAAAGAAGAAACGGCAAAGTTAATAATGATATTCTGGTGTTTATTTGCTTTCATAACTACTGGATTTGAGCATAGTATTGCTAATATGACAATTTTATCTATGGGACTTATGCTTCCTCATCCAGAGACTATCTCTATTGCAGGGATGTTTAACAACTTAATACCAGTGACCTTGGGTAACTTCGTAGGTGGATCATTATTTGTTGGAGTTTCCTATTGGTTCATATCAAAGGAAGACTAA
- a CDS encoding DMT family transporter has translation MNRQLKANLGLLMVAILWGTTFIYTKDVLYAMETFNFLAVRFFIASFSCIIIFYKTFIQIDRETIKSGLIVGIAMFLAYAFQTVGLNYTTASKSAFISGLAVVIVPIISSIILKRKPANASIIAAFISIIGLSLLTLDGNLELGRGDILTLICAFGFASHIVSVSTYAPRVNPINLTIVQLLVVAVLSLIASFIVGTPIIPQGTYVWSRILFLAIVCTSGAFLIQNVAQKNTNATHAALILSSEPLFAAIFAFIILGEILPFRGFVGGILILFSIIISEVNIPTHIFTFKIRKLRGSVS, from the coding sequence TTGAATCGACAACTTAAGGCAAACCTAGGACTTCTTATGGTTGCAATTTTATGGGGTACTACATTTATATATACTAAGGATGTATTGTACGCCATGGAGACATTTAATTTTTTAGCCGTCAGATTTTTTATAGCTTCTTTTAGTTGTATAATTATTTTTTATAAAACTTTTATACAAATTGATAGAGAAACTATAAAGAGCGGGCTTATAGTAGGCATTGCCATGTTTTTAGCCTACGCATTTCAAACAGTGGGTCTTAACTACACTACAGCCTCAAAATCGGCTTTCATAAGTGGCCTTGCTGTAGTAATAGTTCCTATAATTTCATCTATAATCCTAAAAAGAAAACCTGCTAATGCATCTATAATAGCAGCTTTCATATCAATTATAGGTCTTAGTCTTTTGACTTTAGATGGAAATCTAGAATTGGGGAGAGGAGATATTTTAACTTTAATTTGCGCCTTTGGATTTGCTAGTCATATTGTAAGCGTATCCACATATGCACCTAGGGTAAATCCCATAAACCTGACTATTGTTCAACTATTAGTAGTAGCTGTACTTAGTCTAATTGCATCTTTTATAGTTGGAACTCCCATAATTCCACAAGGAACTTATGTATGGAGTAGAATATTATTTTTAGCTATAGTTTGTACTTCTGGTGCATTCCTAATTCAAAATGTAGCTCAAAAAAATACAAACGCTACCCATGCAGCATTAATACTATCTAGTGAACCATTATTCGCTGCCATATTCGCATTCATTATTTTAGGAGAAATTTTACCATTTCGTGGTTTTGTAGGTGGAATATTAATATTATTTTCTATTATAATATCTGAAGTTAACATCCCTACACACATATTCACATTTAAAATTAGAAAGTTAAGAGGGTCCGTATCTTAA
- the asrC gene encoding sulfite reductase subunit C, whose product MSVNVKKVKKNAYRITKVRGKTALRVRIPGGHMEAKHFAILQEIAEKFGDGGVHLTTRQGFELSGIDYDKIPEVNKMVAPIIEDLELNIGVEIANPENGYPAAGTRNVSACIGNRVCQIANDNTTRIAQNIEKAIFPNHYHFKIAVTGCPNDCIKAHMQDFGIICTTEPQYDESRCISCEACVKNCRIRVTEALTMENRKVKRDHRRCLGCGECVLKCPTLAMTRSTEKRYRMVIMGRTGKKNPRLARTFLRWVDEDTIIKVIKNAYEYVDRYIDRSLPKEHVGYIVDRTGYEVFKKEVLEGVNLPEGADVAEYIDFGGYKYERDAFLDKQ is encoded by the coding sequence GTGAGTGTAAATGTTAAAAAAGTTAAAAAAAATGCCTATAGAATAACAAAGGTAAGGGGAAAAACTGCTTTAAGAGTAAGAATTCCAGGTGGACATATGGAAGCTAAACATTTTGCAATCTTACAAGAAATTGCAGAGAAGTTTGGAGATGGTGGAGTTCACTTAACTACTAGACAGGGGTTTGAATTATCAGGAATTGACTATGATAAAATACCTGAAGTGAATAAAATGGTTGCGCCTATTATAGAAGACTTAGAATTAAACATTGGTGTTGAAATTGCAAATCCAGAGAATGGATATCCAGCAGCTGGTACGAGAAATGTATCTGCCTGTATTGGTAACAGGGTATGTCAAATTGCCAATGACAATACTACAAGAATTGCTCAAAACATAGAAAAGGCCATATTCCCAAATCATTACCACTTTAAAATTGCTGTGACAGGATGTCCAAATGACTGTATAAAGGCACATATGCAAGATTTCGGAATCATATGTACTACTGAACCTCAGTATGATGAATCTAGATGTATTTCATGTGAAGCCTGTGTTAAGAACTGTAGAATAAGGGTTACAGAAGCACTAACTATGGAAAATAGAAAAGTAAAGAGAGATCATAGAAGATGCTTAGGATGTGGAGAGTGTGTTTTAAAATGTCCAACATTAGCTATGACTAGAAGCACTGAAAAGAGATATAGAATGGTAATCATGGGTAGAACAGGAAAGAAAAATCCAAGATTAGCTAGAACTTTTCTAAGATGGGTAGATGAAGATACTATTATTAAGGTAATTAAAAATGCATACGAATATGTGGATAGATATATAGATAGAAGTCTACCAAAGGAGCACGTAGGATATATAGTTGATAGAACTGGATACGAAGTATTTAAAAAAGAAGTATTAGAAGGTGTTAATCTGCCAGAGGGAGCAGACGTTGCTGAATATATTGACTTTGGTGGATACAAGTATGAAAGGGATGCTTTTTTAGATAAACAATAG
- the asrA gene encoding anaerobic sulfite reductase subunit AsrA, producing the protein MAYKVSIKQFNHVLNTLSDKYKIYGPKKIEKKGRYSDTDLVCYKPISGLDEMELNEKSFFSPKEIIYPIRETLFYFTEDNVSVPSVPDEKIIIFLRPCDINGMKRLDTIFLQNGPEQDFYYKRLREKVKFFMIECNEGFDSCFCVSMNGNKTDEYAVACKFNNDNVILNIQDEEFKALFSEGAEEVQHEVEFVEENKVKVEIPPVDKVTKEVFENDIWTEYTHRCIGCGRCNTSCITCACFTMQDQHYGKDNKMGERRRVWASCQVDGYSTMAGNHDFRTKKGDRMRFKTMHKINDFHKRFGFHMCVGCGRCDDVCPEYISFPKCIEKVNEIVKGDSNE; encoded by the coding sequence ATGGCGTATAAGGTTAGCATTAAACAGTTTAATCACGTCCTAAATACTTTATCTGATAAATATAAGATTTACGGACCTAAAAAAATAGAGAAAAAGGGTAGATATTCAGATACGGATCTAGTCTGTTATAAGCCCATTAGTGGCCTTGATGAAATGGAATTAAATGAAAAGAGTTTCTTTTCTCCAAAGGAAATCATTTACCCAATTCGTGAAACTCTATTTTACTTTACAGAAGACAACGTATCCGTTCCTTCTGTACCTGATGAAAAGATTATAATTTTCTTAAGACCATGTGACATAAATGGAATGAAAAGATTAGATACAATATTCTTACAAAATGGACCAGAACAAGATTTCTATTATAAGAGATTAAGAGAAAAGGTTAAGTTCTTCATGATTGAATGTAATGAAGGATTTGATTCATGTTTCTGTGTGTCCATGAATGGAAACAAAACAGATGAATATGCAGTAGCATGTAAATTTAATAATGACAATGTAATATTAAATATACAAGATGAGGAATTTAAGGCATTATTCAGTGAAGGAGCTGAAGAAGTTCAACATGAAGTAGAATTTGTTGAAGAAAATAAAGTGAAGGTAGAAATACCTCCAGTAGATAAGGTAACTAAAGAAGTATTTGAAAATGATATATGGACAGAATACACTCACAGATGTATTGGCTGCGGAAGATGTAACACATCTTGTATAACATGTGCATGCTTTACTATGCAAGATCAACACTATGGAAAAGATAATAAAATGGGCGAAAGAAGAAGAGTGTGGGCATCATGTCAAGTAGATGGATATAGCACAATGGCAGGAAACCATGACTTTAGAACAAAAAAAGGCGACAGAATGAGATTTAAGACTATGCATAAGATTAACGACTTTCACAAGAGATTTGGTTTCCACATGTGTGTAGGCTGTGGAAGATGTGATGATGTGTGTCCAGAATATATATCATTCCCTAAGTGCATAGAAAAAGTGAACGAAATAGTAAAGGGGGATTCAAATGAATAA
- a CDS encoding nitroreductase family protein has protein sequence MLDLLLKRRSIRKFKEDKVEVEKIEKIIQGALLSPSSKNKRPWEFIVVEDKEILEKLSQSKAKGIAFVKDAPLAIVVLGEKEVSDVWIEDVSIATTLIQLEAESIGLGSCWAQIRERFHDDNRSASDFIREVLNIPEDLEVECVVAIGYGDEEKRPYDLERLKYEKVHMGEYGKSFK, from the coding sequence ATGTTAGATTTATTATTAAAGAGAAGAAGTATTAGAAAGTTTAAAGAGGATAAGGTAGAAGTTGAAAAGATAGAAAAAATAATTCAAGGAGCCCTACTTTCACCATCATCTAAAAACAAGAGACCATGGGAGTTTATAGTAGTAGAAGACAAGGAAATACTTGAAAAATTATCTCAATCTAAGGCAAAGGGAATTGCCTTTGTAAAGGATGCTCCATTAGCTATTGTAGTATTAGGAGAGAAGGAAGTAAGTGACGTGTGGATAGAAGATGTGTCCATTGCTACTACACTTATTCAATTAGAAGCAGAGTCCATAGGATTAGGATCTTGTTGGGCACAAATAAGAGAAAGATTCCATGATGATAATAGATCTGCCAGTGATTTTATAAGAGAAGTATTAAATATACCAGAGGACCTAGAAGTAGAATGTGTAGTTGCCATAGGATATGGAGATGAAGAAAAGAGACCTTATGATTTAGAAAGACTTAAGTATGAAAAAGTACATATGGGTGAATACGGAAAAAGCTTTAAATAG
- a CDS encoding Crp/Fnr family transcriptional regulator: MKITRETLINIPILENIKEESIDYLMDNYSVVTLKKGDILFHEKGKINRFYILLKGKVSLYKITSFGHKKVMYILNSREVINENVFDEYAATVSCEAFQDIILLSYDKKKFMELMEKDFILTKNILFSLSKKTRRLYRQLKNSVSIKIEKKIASKLWKLGKDFGVKRGDGKILIDLKISITYLADMIGSSRETISRGIKSLEKLQILELKNKKIILDLKKVSDYYHEVL, translated from the coding sequence ATGAAGATTACTAGGGAAACTTTAATAAACATACCCATACTTGAGAATATAAAAGAGGAAAGTATAGATTATCTTATGGATAATTATTCGGTGGTCACACTAAAAAAGGGCGATATATTATTTCATGAAAAAGGAAAGATAAATAGATTCTACATATTATTAAAGGGAAAAGTAAGTCTTTATAAGATAACTAGCTTTGGCCATAAAAAAGTCATGTATATATTAAATTCTAGGGAAGTCATAAATGAGAATGTATTTGATGAATATGCAGCTACAGTTAGTTGTGAAGCATTTCAAGATATTATCCTTTTATCCTATGATAAAAAAAAATTCATGGAGCTTATGGAAAAGGACTTTATATTGACTAAGAACATATTATTCTCTTTAAGTAAAAAGACGAGAAGATTATACAGGCAACTGAAAAACTCCGTATCAATTAAGATTGAGAAAAAGATTGCATCAAAACTTTGGAAGTTAGGTAAAGATTTTGGAGTAAAACGTGGAGATGGAAAAATCCTAATAGATTTAAAAATTAGTATTACTTACTTAGCAGACATGATAGGAAGTTCTAGGGAAACCATATCAAGGGGAATAAAATCATTAGAAAAATTACAAATACTGGAACTAAAAAACAAAAAAATAATACTAGATTTGAAAAAGGTATCAGATTATTACCATGAAGTCTTATAA
- the yihA gene encoding ribosome biogenesis GTP-binding protein YihA/YsxC, producing MKIRSAEILISAVKPAQYPEDINQPEIAMAGRSNVGKSSTINMLLNRRKLARTSSSPGKTQTLNFYGINDEFRLVDLPGYGYAKVSKSAKATWGNMMETYLSGRENLVAVFLLVDIRHKPTAQDKQMYEWIKHFGFQGIVIATKSDKISRGQRQKHLSIIKKELEMEADDILIPVSAQNRDGKEHVWSLIEELFRVNDYEVRED from the coding sequence ATGAAAATTAGAAGTGCAGAAATATTAATAAGTGCAGTAAAGCCAGCTCAATATCCAGAGGATATAAATCAACCTGAGATTGCCATGGCAGGCAGATCAAATGTGGGAAAGTCATCTACTATAAACATGCTATTAAATAGGAGAAAGCTTGCAAGAACTAGTTCAAGCCCAGGTAAAACTCAAACTTTAAACTTCTACGGTATAAATGATGAGTTTAGACTAGTGGATTTACCGGGATATGGTTATGCTAAGGTTTCAAAATCTGCAAAGGCCACTTGGGGAAATATGATGGAAACCTATTTAAGTGGCAGAGAGAATCTAGTAGCAGTATTTTTGCTAGTAGATATTCGCCACAAGCCTACTGCTCAAGATAAGCAAATGTATGAATGGATTAAACACTTTGGTTTTCAAGGTATTGTAATTGCCACAAAATCAGATAAAATAAGTAGAGGCCAAAGACAGAAGCATTTATCCATTATTAAAAAGGAGTTAGAAATGGAGGCAGATGATATCCTAATCCCAGTTTCAGCTCAAAATAGAGATGGAAAAGAACATGTTTGGAGTCTAATAGAAGAATTATTTAGAGTTAACGATTACGAAGTTAGAGAAGATTAA
- a CDS encoding prolyl-tRNA synthetase associated domain-containing protein, with translation MNNNEKQVYDILDKLNIVYEKTEHRAVYTADEANEFAPVKKGMSCKNLFLRNKKGEEHYLVVVQDHKRLNLKELTKKIGCTSLSFASEKRLKKYLNLEPGSVGPFGILNDENKEVIVIIDEDLKNADYVNFHPNVNTATLCLAYDDFTKYLNWCGNKIKFLEI, from the coding sequence ATGAATAATAATGAAAAGCAGGTATATGATATTTTAGATAAGTTAAATATAGTCTATGAGAAAACAGAACATAGAGCTGTTTATACGGCAGATGAGGCCAATGAATTTGCTCCTGTAAAAAAGGGCATGTCTTGCAAAAACTTATTTTTAAGAAATAAAAAGGGAGAGGAACACTACTTAGTAGTAGTTCAAGATCATAAGAGATTAAATCTAAAGGAATTAACTAAAAAGATAGGATGTACTAGTTTAAGTTTTGCATCGGAAAAGAGATTGAAAAAGTATTTGAATTTAGAACCTGGTTCAGTAGGTCCCTTTGGAATACTAAATGATGAAAATAAAGAAGTAATAGTAATAATAGATGAGGACTTAAAAAATGCTGATTATGTAAATTTTCATCCTAATGTGAATACGGCCACGTTGTGTCTGGCTTATGATGATTTTACAAAGTACTTAAATTGGTGTGGAAATAAGATTAAATTTTTAGAAATATAG
- a CDS encoding NAD(P)/FAD-dependent oxidoreductase, with translation MNIVTGDRYWIKKREIPKKYSYLHKDIKTDVLIIGGGITGSLCFYYFNKNNIDTILVDKNIIGYLSTSASTSILDYSMDINMIGVRGLIGEKSAAKAFKLTRESIDHIERIIKEDLNSDCGFMKKDLLYYTNNKSYYNVFHKEYSLRKKHGFNVEFLKDNEEKFDFNIKSAIYCKDDTAVLDPYELSHELLNYGVKNGGSVFENTEVVNIKPLKNKVVIYTENGFKIEAKKVIVATGYEGRDYIKERIVRLTRSFTIVTKPIKNTEGWHNLCNIRDDNSPYIYIRATDDNRIIVGGEDLALGGIRSKMTNLKQEDEVSLTKYKTLENKVKEMFPRIKDIEMEYGFSGFFGETKDGLPYIGKYDDPNIYYCFGYGSNGILYGNLGARLLLELYKEKESPYLELFRFKR, from the coding sequence ATGAATATAGTTACTGGTGATAGATATTGGATAAAGAAAAGGGAAATTCCTAAAAAATACTCCTATTTACATAAAGATATAAAAACGGATGTTTTAATAATAGGTGGAGGGATTACAGGAAGTTTATGCTTTTACTATTTTAATAAAAACAATATAGATACTATCCTAGTAGATAAAAATATTATAGGATATTTATCTACTAGTGCATCTACCTCCATATTGGATTATTCCATGGATATAAATATGATAGGGGTTAGAGGGTTAATAGGAGAAAAAAGTGCAGCAAAGGCCTTTAAACTAACTAGAGAATCCATAGATCATATTGAAAGGATAATAAAGGAGGATTTAAATTCTGATTGTGGATTTATGAAAAAGGATTTATTATATTATACTAATAACAAATCTTATTATAATGTGTTTCACAAAGAATACAGTTTGAGAAAAAAACATGGTTTCAATGTGGAATTTTTAAAGGATAATGAGGAAAAGTTTGATTTTAATATTAAAAGCGCCATATATTGCAAAGATGATACGGCAGTACTTGACCCTTATGAACTGTCCCATGAATTATTAAATTATGGAGTTAAAAATGGCGGAAGTGTATTTGAAAACACTGAAGTAGTTAACATAAAACCTTTAAAAAACAAGGTTGTCATATATACTGAAAATGGATTTAAAATAGAAGCTAAAAAGGTCATAGTAGCTACCGGATATGAGGGGAGAGATTATATAAAAGAAAGGATAGTAAGGCTTACAAGAAGCTTTACAATAGTTACAAAACCCATTAAAAATACAGAGGGATGGCATAACTTATGCAATATAAGGGATGATAATAGCCCATATATCTATATAAGAGCTACAGATGATAATAGAATTATAGTAGGAGGGGAAGATCTAGCATTAGGTGGAATACGTAGTAAAATGACAAATTTAAAGCAAGAAGATGAAGTATCTTTAACAAAATATAAAACTTTAGAAAATAAAGTTAAAGAAATGTTTCCGCGTATTAAAGATATAGAAATGGAATATGGCTTTAGTGGATTCTTTGGGGAAACTAAGGATGGGTTACCTTATATAGGCAAATATGACGATCCTAATATATACTATTGTTTTGGATATGGATCAAATGGTATATTATATGGAAACTTAGGAGCCAGATTATTATTAGAATTATATAAAGAAAAAGAGAGTCCCTATTTAGAACTCTTCAGATTTAAAAGATAA
- the lon gene encoding endopeptidase La has protein sequence MEKKDKIQELPLIPLRGLSIFPYMVLHFDVGRERSIKALEEAMLNDQMIFLSSQKDAAVDIPTVDDFYSVGTICKIKQMLKLPGDAIRVLVEGISRASIEEVIDDDPYFKCSVVEHLDEEIEMDKEIEALMRNIVTEFENYIEASNRISPEVFLTVTSINEPGRLCDVIASNMVLRIDQKQEILDALEIKDRLEVVYALLVEEVEVLEIEREIQAKVKGKINQVQKEYYLKEQLKAIHEELGEDGDPEDEMDEYKDRLGKLKLPKDVAEKVEKELKRLSKLSPSSAESGVIRTYIEWILDLPWNKQTKDRIDIKKAKEILDEDHYGLKDVKERILEYLAIRKLAKNMKGPILCLVGPPGVGKTSIAKSIGRALNRNFVRMSLGGVRDEAEIRGHRRTYIGAIPGRIMSSIKESKSKNPVFLFDEIDKLASDFRGDPASALLEVLDPEQNKEFVDHYLEVPFDLSKVLFITTANSLGTIPRPLLDRMEVIEVSGYTEEEKVKIGQKYLLPKQIKEHGFKKTNLEVSEAVIRDVINYYTRESGVRNLERQLGTLCRKTARRIVEKDAKKVRITTSNLKNYLGNKKYRYDLIKEDHEVGVATGLAWTRVGGDTLFIEVSSMKGNGKLVLTGQLGDVMKESARAGLTYIRSKCEELGIDEEFYKTRDIHIHIPEGAIPKDGPSAGITMATAMISELSGVPIDKNVAMTGEVTLRGRVLPVGGIKEKVLAAHRAGIRKILLPIDNEKDIEKIPANVRKNLEFFPMENMDQVIEHALVKEEKTDEN, from the coding sequence GTGGAAAAGAAGGATAAAATACAAGAATTACCTCTCATTCCCCTAAGGGGACTTTCCATATTTCCATATATGGTCCTACATTTTGATGTGGGAAGAGAAAGATCAATAAAAGCATTAGAAGAGGCAATGCTTAATGATCAAATGATATTTTTAAGTTCCCAAAAGGATGCGGCAGTAGATATTCCTACTGTGGATGACTTTTATAGTGTAGGAACTATTTGTAAAATAAAACAAATGCTTAAGTTACCAGGAGATGCTATTAGAGTACTAGTTGAAGGAATAAGTAGGGCATCTATTGAAGAAGTAATTGATGATGATCCATATTTTAAATGTAGTGTAGTAGAGCACTTAGATGAAGAAATAGAAATGGATAAAGAGATAGAAGCACTAATGAGAAACATAGTTACAGAGTTTGAAAATTACATAGAAGCTAGCAATAGAATTTCTCCAGAAGTATTTTTAACAGTAACATCCATAAATGAACCAGGAAGACTTTGTGATGTTATAGCATCTAACATGGTTTTGAGAATAGATCAAAAACAAGAAATACTAGATGCCCTTGAAATTAAAGATAGATTAGAAGTAGTATATGCTTTACTAGTAGAAGAGGTAGAAGTATTAGAAATAGAGAGAGAAATTCAAGCTAAGGTTAAAGGTAAAATCAATCAAGTACAAAAGGAGTACTACTTAAAGGAACAATTAAAGGCCATTCATGAAGAACTGGGTGAAGATGGAGATCCAGAAGATGAGATGGACGAATATAAGGATAGACTAGGAAAATTAAAGCTACCAAAGGACGTGGCCGAAAAGGTAGAAAAGGAATTGAAGAGATTATCAAAGCTATCACCTTCTTCTGCAGAAAGTGGAGTTATTCGTACATACATAGAGTGGATATTAGATCTACCTTGGAACAAGCAAACTAAAGATAGAATAGATATTAAAAAGGCAAAAGAAATTTTAGATGAAGATCATTATGGATTAAAGGACGTAAAAGAGAGAATTCTTGAGTATTTAGCTATTAGAAAATTGGCTAAAAACATGAAGGGACCTATTCTGTGTTTAGTAGGACCTCCAGGAGTAGGAAAGACATCCATAGCCAAGTCCATAGGTCGTGCACTTAATAGAAACTTTGTAAGAATGTCTTTAGGTGGAGTTAGGGATGAAGCAGAAATAAGAGGACATAGAAGAACATATATTGGAGCTATACCAGGAAGAATAATGAGTTCTATTAAAGAATCAAAATCTAAGAATCCCGTATTCTTATTTGATGAAATAGATAAATTAGCTAGTGACTTTAGAGGTGATCCTGCTTCAGCATTGCTTGAAGTATTAGACCCTGAGCAAAACAAAGAGTTTGTGGACCACTACTTAGAAGTGCCATTTGATTTATCTAAGGTTTTATTTATAACAACAGCAAATAGTCTAGGTACTATTCCAAGACCACTTTTAGATAGAATGGAAGTAATTGAAGTATCAGGGTATACAGAAGAAGAAAAAGTTAAGATAGGACAAAAATACTTACTTCCAAAACAAATAAAAGAGCATGGGTTTAAAAAGACAAACTTAGAGGTATCAGAGGCCGTAATAAGGGATGTTATAAATTATTATACTCGTGAGTCTGGAGTAAGAAATTTAGAAAGACAACTGGGAACTCTTTGTAGAAAAACAGCTAGAAGGATAGTTGAAAAGGATGCTAAAAAAGTTAGAATTACCACATCAAATCTGAAAAACTATCTAGGAAATAAAAAATACAGATATGACCTAATAAAGGAAGATCATGAAGTAGGAGTAGCTACAGGACTTGCTTGGACAAGGGTTGGTGGAGACACATTATTCATCGAAGTAAGTAGTATGAAGGGTAATGGAAAACTAGTTTTAACAGGACAACTTGGAGATGTAATGAAAGAATCTGCAAGGGCAGGACTTACATATATAAGATCTAAGTGTGAGGAACTAGGAATAGATGAGGAATTCTATAAGACTAGGGATATTCATATACATATTCCAGAAGGAGCCATACCAAAGGATGGTCCATCAGCAGGAATAACTATGGCAACGGCCATGATATCTGAATTATCAGGAGTTCCAATAGATAAGAATGTAGCCATGACTGGAGAGGTAACCTTAAGAGGAAGGGTATTACCAGTAGGTGGAATAAAAGAAAAGGTATTGGCAGCTCACAGGGCAGGTATAAGAAAAATACTACTTCCTATAGATAATGAGAAGGATATAGAAAAAATACCAGCTAATGTGAGAAAGAACTTGGAATTTTTCCCAATGGAAAATATGGACCAAGTAATAGAACATGCCTTAGTTAAAGAGGAGAAAACGGATGAAAATTAG